A portion of the Blautia hansenii DSM 20583 genome contains these proteins:
- a CDS encoding AI-2E family transporter has product MDLNKKNMKNIMLLIVFAVLFYVGVQRIESVAAGFSFVVSIVFPFLLGAAMAFILNVPMSFMEKRLFSKTKGKAKKLKRPICLVLAILFVVAILWIVLLVVIPEVASTVASLSVNIEAALIKLQRWAMDIFEDNKQIEVWIASLQFDWDGIIHTAFGFLKNGAGNVLNSTMTVAKTVINSVMNFCVAFVFACYILLQKEKLAVQIRKILYAFFSKKVVTKVLDIASLSYKTFANFVTGQCCEAVILGTMFFISMSILRFPYALLVGVLIAFTALIPIFGAFIGCFLGTFLILVADPMKAIAFVILFLVLQQVEGNLIYPHVVGGSVGLPSIWVLVAVTVGGSLMGIVGMLVFIPICSVLYALFREMVYKRLKERGIHDI; this is encoded by the coding sequence ATGGATTTGAACAAGAAAAACATGAAAAATATTATGCTGCTGATTGTATTTGCTGTTTTATTCTACGTAGGAGTACAGCGGATAGAAAGTGTGGCGGCAGGATTTTCCTTTGTGGTTAGTATTGTTTTTCCGTTTTTGCTGGGAGCAGCTATGGCATTTATTTTAAATGTTCCCATGAGCTTTATGGAAAAAAGACTATTTTCGAAAACAAAGGGAAAGGCAAAAAAACTGAAACGACCAATTTGCCTTGTGCTGGCTATTTTATTTGTAGTTGCTATTTTATGGATTGTACTTTTGGTGGTTATTCCTGAGGTAGCAAGTACGGTTGCCAGTTTAAGTGTAAATATAGAGGCGGCGCTTATAAAGCTTCAAAGATGGGCGATGGACATTTTTGAAGATAACAAGCAGATTGAAGTTTGGATTGCCAGCTTGCAGTTTGATTGGGACGGAATTATTCACACCGCATTCGGATTTCTGAAAAACGGAGCCGGAAATGTTTTAAATTCCACCATGACTGTGGCAAAGACTGTTATCAATTCTGTTATGAACTTTTGTGTTGCTTTTGTGTTTGCATGCTATATCCTCCTTCAAAAAGAGAAACTTGCTGTACAAATCCGAAAGATTTTATATGCCTTTTTCTCTAAGAAGGTAGTAACAAAGGTGCTGGACATTGCATCTTTAAGCTATAAGACCTTTGCTAATTTTGTTACGGGACAGTGCTGTGAAGCCGTTATTTTAGGAACAATGTTTTTTATTTCCATGAGTATTTTAAGATTTCCCTATGCACTTTTAGTAGGCGTTTTAATTGCATTTACTGCATTAATTCCGATTTTCGGTGCTTTTATCGGATGCTTTTTAGGGACTTTCCTGATTTTAGTAGCAGACCCTATGAAGGCGATTGCCTTTGTTATTCTGTTCCTGGTATTGCAGCAGGTTGAGGGAAACTTGATTTATCCTCATGTAGTGGGAGGTTCCGTGGGACTGCCGTCTATCTGGGTTCTGGTTGCTGTTACAGTGGGCGGAAGTCTGATGGGAATTGTAGGTATGCTGGTATTTATCCCGATTTGTTCTGTGCTGTATGCGCTGTTTCGGGAAATGGTATATAAAAGATTAAAGGAGAGAGGAATTCATGATATTTGA
- a CDS encoding cation-translocating P-type ATPase produces the protein MKEYYQMSRTEAQKAVNGSTHPLSEEQIKKNQEKYGPNALVEEKKKSILQIFLEQYKDFLVIILIVAAIVSGLLGETESAIVILVVITMNAILGTVQTIKAEQSLDSLKAMSAPEAKVFRNGDVIKVPSDQVTVGDIVMLEAGDYVPADGRILENASLKVDESALTGESLGVEKKEEKIEGEVPLGDRTNMVYSGSFVSYGRGSFLVTGIGMETEVGKIAKLLKTTSEKKTPLQMNLDNFGQKLSILILVFCAILFGISVFRGESIGDAFLFAVALAVAAIPEALSSIVTIVLSFGTQKMAKEHAIVRKLQAVEGLGSVSIICSDKTGTLTQNKMTVEYYYVEGKEIPAEAIDLGDKAQKQLLRHSILCNDSTNKNGEEIGDPTETALINQGDKLGSPAEVVRQKYPRYSEVPFDSDRKMMSTLHTLKEGSTMVTKGAVDVLLGRVTHIQKNGEIVPITKEDIQEIEAQNQKFSQGGLRVLAFAYKRVPEGTTLTVEDENDMTFLGLIAMMDPPREESKAAVEECIKAGIKPIMITGDHKVTAAAIAKRIGILQDESEACEGAVIENMSDEELRDFVEGISVYARVSPEHKIRIVKAWQDKGNIVSMTGDGVNDAPALKQADIGVAMGITGTEVSKDAASMILTDDNFATIVKAVENGRNVYRNIKSAIQFLLSGNFAGILAVLYASIAGLPVPFAPVHLLFINLLTDSLPAIALGLEPHTESVMNEKPRPMNESILTKDFLSRIGIEGLVIGIMTMVAFYIGYQESPLLASTLAFGTLCTSRLVHGFNCKSSEPVLFTKRFFNNIYLIGAFGLGLALITAVMLIPALHSIFQVQTLNLTQLLIMFGLSLANLPIIQFIKWIRTKIGK, from the coding sequence ATGAAAGAGTATTATCAAATGTCAAGAACAGAAGCTCAAAAAGCTGTAAATGGCAGTACTCATCCTCTCAGCGAGGAACAGATTAAGAAAAATCAGGAAAAGTATGGACCAAATGCTTTAGTAGAAGAAAAGAAGAAGTCCATTCTTCAGATTTTTTTGGAACAGTATAAAGACTTTTTGGTTATTATACTGATTGTAGCGGCAATCGTATCAGGATTATTGGGAGAAACAGAAAGCGCCATTGTTATTCTGGTGGTAATTACCATGAATGCGATTTTAGGTACTGTTCAGACCATTAAGGCAGAGCAGTCACTGGACTCTTTAAAGGCTATGTCAGCTCCGGAAGCAAAGGTTTTCAGAAACGGAGATGTTATCAAAGTTCCGTCTGATCAGGTAACAGTGGGTGATATTGTTATGCTGGAAGCAGGAGATTACGTTCCGGCTGACGGACGTATTCTTGAAAACGCCAGCTTAAAGGTTGACGAAAGTGCACTTACCGGTGAAAGCCTTGGCGTAGAGAAAAAAGAAGAAAAAATTGAAGGTGAAGTTCCTTTAGGGGACAGAACCAACATGGTATATTCCGGAAGCTTTGTTTCTTACGGACGTGGTTCCTTCCTTGTAACCGGAATTGGTATGGAAACAGAAGTGGGAAAAATTGCCAAGTTATTAAAAACAACTTCTGAAAAGAAAACACCGCTTCAGATGAACTTAGATAACTTCGGTCAGAAATTATCCATTTTAATTCTTGTATTTTGTGCCATTTTATTTGGTATCAGCGTATTTCGTGGAGAAAGCATCGGAGATGCCTTCCTCTTTGCAGTTGCACTTGCGGTAGCCGCTATTCCGGAAGCGTTAAGCTCTATTGTTACCATTGTACTTTCCTTTGGTACACAGAAGATGGCGAAGGAGCACGCCATTGTAAGAAAGCTTCAGGCAGTGGAAGGTCTGGGAAGTGTTTCTATTATCTGTTCTGATAAAACAGGAACTCTGACACAGAATAAAATGACAGTAGAATATTATTATGTAGAAGGAAAAGAAATTCCGGCAGAAGCTATCGACTTAGGTGATAAGGCTCAGAAACAGCTTCTTCGTCATAGTATTTTATGTAATGACTCTACCAATAAAAACGGTGAAGAAATCGGTGACCCGACAGAAACAGCCCTTATCAATCAGGGCGATAAGCTCGGTTCTCCTGCTGAAGTAGTAAGACAGAAATATCCAAGATACAGCGAAGTTCCTTTTGACAGTGACAGAAAGATGATGTCAACCCTTCATACCTTAAAAGAAGGTTCTACTATGGTGACAAAGGGCGCTGTGGATGTTCTTTTGGGACGTGTGACACACATTCAGAAAAACGGCGAAATTGTGCCGATTACAAAAGAGGATATTCAGGAAATCGAAGCACAGAACCAGAAGTTCTCACAGGGCGGTCTTCGTGTTCTTGCTTTCGCATATAAGCGTGTGCCGGAAGGCACAACTCTTACAGTGGAAGATGAAAATGACATGACCTTCTTAGGCTTAATTGCCATGATGGACCCGCCGCGTGAGGAGTCAAAGGCTGCTGTTGAGGAGTGTATTAAAGCCGGCATTAAACCGATTATGATTACCGGTGACCATAAGGTAACTGCGGCTGCCATTGCAAAACGTATCGGTATCTTGCAGGATGAGTCAGAGGCATGTGAAGGCGCTGTTATTGAAAACATGTCTGACGAAGAATTAAGAGATTTTGTAGAAGGCATTTCCGTATATGCACGAGTTTCACCGGAGCATAAAATCAGAATTGTCAAAGCATGGCAGGATAAAGGAAATATTGTTTCCATGACTGGTGACGGTGTAAATGATGCGCCTGCTTTAAAACAGGCTGATATCGGTGTTGCTATGGGTATTACCGGAACAGAAGTATCCAAAGATGCTGCATCTATGATATTGACAGATGATAATTTTGCGACTATTGTTAAAGCAGTAGAAAATGGACGTAATGTATATCGAAACATTAAGAGTGCAATCCAGTTCCTGTTATCAGGTAACTTTGCCGGAATTTTAGCAGTATTGTATGCTTCTATTGCAGGACTTCCGGTTCCTTTTGCACCGGTTCATCTTCTGTTTATCAACTTACTTACAGACAGCTTGCCGGCCATTGCTCTTGGACTTGAGCCACACACAGAAAGTGTTATGAACGAAAAGCCAAGACCAATGAACGAATCTATTTTAACAAAAGATTTTCTTTCCAGAATTGGAATTGAAGGTCTTGTAATCGGTATTATGACAATGGTTGCCTTCTATATTGGATATCAGGAAAGCCCGCTTTTAGCTTCTACACTGGCATTCGGAACTTTATGTACTTCTCGTCTGGTACATGGATTTAACTGTAAATCTTCTGAACCGGTACTGTTTACTAAGAGATTTTTCAACAATATCTACTTAATCGGCGCTTTTGGACTGGGGCTTGCTTTGATTACAGCAGTTATGTTAATTCCTGCACTGCACAGTATTTTCCAGGTACAGACATTAAATCTGACACAGCTTCTGATTATGTTTGGCCTGTCACTGGCAAACCTTCCGATTATTCAGTTTATTAAATGGATACGTACAAAAATCGGTAAATAA